Proteins encoded in a region of the Zunongwangia endophytica genome:
- a CDS encoding ABC transporter permease: MQNFSTQKPGFSWLLKMAWRDGKASKRKLFLFMASIVLGIAAVVSIQSFGENLQDNIALQSKALMGADFTIDMNHPPNERVTEIMDSLGIDAQEISFASMAAFPNNTGTKFVSVRGIQGNYPFYGKLETQPQSAAEKYQDQNAALVDATVMLQLNLSVGDSIKIGEITLPILGELKEAPGSSSLFGAIAPPVIIPFEYIEKSGLIQTGSRIDYEYYFKADKITNLTVLEEKIGPQLDKEEADLDTHLSTSERLGKRYKNFGKFLNLVAFIALLLGCVGIASAINIYIKEKLTSVAVLKCLGASRKQSFLIYLIQVAFIGLLSGIIGSILGVILQYAFPYILEGLLPIEIALSISLRVILAGIVLGILMSVLFALYPLVGTLYVSPLQVLRVQENSNSKSRKALIGISMLIVLFLFLFSFWLLKDWKYSLSFIGGVLVTFAILAGIAQLFINAIRKFFPDSWSFVSRQSLRNLFRPQNQTLILILAIGIGTFLISTLYFTKDLLLAQATLDNTNTSANMILLDVQSNQTKDIAETIKNQDLPVLEAIPIVTMRVQNLNGKSVNEIREDSTSTINRWILSHEFRVTYRDSLIASESIEGGEWIPDVKNTATTEAIPISVSTNFAEDAQVEVGDLVTFNVQGVLMKTKIASTRLVDWGRMQTNFSIVFPNGVLEQAPQFHVMTTQVPDAKKSAEIQQILVKKYPNVSILDLRQVLGVIEGLLNKISWIINFMAFFSILTGIIVLLGAVRTSKYQRIKESVLLRTIGAKSNQILKIAALEYIYLGVLGSLSGILLSLISSLLLAWLAFETTFIPSWIPFGVLFPGITVLVLIIGLANSRSVIKNPPLQVLRRESV; the protein is encoded by the coding sequence ATGCAGAATTTTTCAACCCAAAAACCGGGATTTTCGTGGTTATTAAAAATGGCCTGGAGAGATGGCAAAGCTAGTAAACGCAAACTATTTTTGTTTATGGCTTCTATCGTTTTGGGAATCGCAGCGGTAGTTTCTATACAATCTTTTGGCGAAAACCTACAGGATAATATTGCGCTGCAATCTAAAGCTTTAATGGGTGCCGATTTCACTATAGATATGAATCATCCGCCAAACGAACGGGTAACTGAAATCATGGACTCTCTGGGAATTGATGCTCAAGAAATAAGCTTTGCTTCGATGGCAGCTTTTCCAAATAACACCGGCACAAAATTCGTTAGCGTTCGCGGGATTCAAGGTAATTATCCCTTTTATGGAAAACTGGAAACCCAACCACAATCTGCTGCTGAAAAGTATCAAGATCAAAATGCTGCTTTAGTCGATGCTACGGTAATGCTGCAGTTAAATTTATCTGTTGGCGATAGTATTAAAATTGGGGAAATTACGCTGCCTATTTTAGGCGAACTTAAAGAAGCTCCCGGCAGTTCTTCGCTTTTTGGTGCGATTGCTCCTCCTGTGATTATTCCGTTTGAGTATATTGAGAAAAGTGGACTCATACAAACGGGAAGTAGAATTGATTACGAGTATTATTTTAAAGCCGATAAAATCACTAATCTTACAGTTTTAGAAGAAAAAATAGGACCGCAATTAGATAAAGAGGAGGCCGATCTAGATACGCATTTATCCACAAGCGAACGCTTAGGAAAACGTTACAAAAATTTTGGTAAGTTTCTAAATCTAGTGGCGTTTATCGCCCTGCTTTTAGGTTGCGTGGGTATTGCCAGTGCAATAAATATTTATATTAAAGAAAAACTAACTTCGGTAGCGGTTTTAAAATGTTTGGGTGCTTCCCGAAAACAAAGCTTTTTAATTTATTTGATTCAGGTTGCTTTTATCGGACTTTTAAGCGGAATTATAGGGAGTATTCTCGGTGTGATCTTACAATATGCATTCCCTTATATTCTGGAAGGTTTATTACCGATAGAAATCGCTTTATCTATTTCGCTACGAGTAATTTTAGCCGGAATTGTTTTGGGTATTTTAATGTCGGTTTTATTCGCATTATATCCGCTAGTTGGCACGTTATATGTCTCCCCACTTCAGGTTTTACGTGTACAAGAAAATTCGAATTCAAAATCAAGAAAAGCGCTTATTGGAATTTCAATGCTAATCGTGTTATTCTTGTTTTTATTCTCTTTCTGGCTGCTTAAGGATTGGAAATATTCGCTCTCATTTATTGGTGGAGTTCTGGTGACTTTTGCCATTTTAGCCGGTATTGCACAACTATTTATTAATGCAATTCGGAAGTTTTTCCCAGATTCCTGGAGTTTTGTTTCACGGCAATCCTTGCGAAATTTGTTCCGGCCTCAAAACCAAACCCTGATTTTAATTTTAGCAATTGGGATTGGCACTTTTCTTATTAGCACCTTATATTTTACTAAAGACCTTCTTTTAGCACAAGCTACTTTGGATAATACCAATACAAGCGCCAATATGATATTGCTGGATGTACAAAGCAATCAGACAAAGGATATTGCTGAAACTATTAAAAATCAAGATTTGCCGGTTTTAGAAGCGATTCCGATTGTGACGATGCGCGTACAGAATTTAAACGGAAAATCGGTAAATGAAATTCGGGAAGATTCCACTTCAACCATTAATCGTTGGATTTTAAGTCATGAATTTAGAGTGACTTATCGCGATTCTTTAATTGCTTCGGAAAGTATTGAAGGTGGCGAATGGATTCCTGATGTAAAAAACACTGCAACTACTGAAGCTATTCCGATTTCAGTAAGTACTAATTTCGCAGAAGATGCGCAGGTTGAAGTTGGCGACCTTGTGACTTTTAATGTGCAAGGCGTATTAATGAAAACTAAAATTGCCAGTACTCGATTAGTTGATTGGGGACGTATGCAAACCAATTTTTCTATCGTTTTCCCAAATGGCGTTTTAGAGCAAGCACCACAATTTCATGTAATGACCACGCAGGTTCCCGACGCTAAAAAATCTGCCGAAATTCAGCAAATATTAGTAAAAAAGTATCCAAATGTATCGATTTTGGATTTACGACAGGTTCTTGGAGTTATAGAAGGCTTACTGAATAAAATAAGTTGGATTATTAATTTTATGGCATTCTTTAGTATTCTCACGGGAATTATTGTGTTGCTAGGTGCGGTAAGAACCAGTAAATATCAGCGAATTAAAGAAAGTGTGCTGCTAAGAACTATTGGTGCAAAAAGTAACCAAATACTTAAAATTGCAGCCTTAGAATATATTTATTTAGGCGTTTTAGGTAGTTTAAGCGGGATCTTGTTATCGCTAATCAGCAGTTTATTATTAGCCTGGTTGGCTTTTGAAACCACTTTTATTCCATCCTGGATTCCGTTTGGAGTTTTATTCCCGGGAATCACAGTACTGGTTTTAATTATTGGTTTGGCAAATAGCCGAAGTGTCATAAAAAACCCGCCGTTACAGGTGTTACGACGGGAAAGTGTTTAA
- a CDS encoding ABC transporter ATP-binding protein yields the protein MAKILNVTHLEKSYDSGSKKLQILYDINFEVEAKESFAIVGPSGSGKTTLLGLCAGLDRIDNGDIELCGTKLSSLSEDELALLRNQKVGFVFQNFQLLPTLTALENVAVPLELQGNKKATEKAKSFLKKVGLDHRMHHYPSQLSGGEQQRVALARAFSNDPEILFADEPTGNLDAETGEKVIKLLFELNAELGTTLVIVTHDMELAKMTQHILEIKGGKIVSDQKTGI from the coding sequence ATGGCAAAGATATTAAACGTTACTCATCTAGAGAAAAGCTACGATAGCGGAAGTAAAAAACTGCAAATTTTATACGATATTAATTTTGAAGTTGAAGCTAAAGAAAGTTTCGCCATTGTGGGTCCTTCCGGAAGTGGGAAAACAACTTTACTGGGCCTTTGCGCCGGTTTAGACCGAATTGATAATGGTGATATTGAATTATGCGGAACAAAATTAAGCAGCCTTTCTGAAGATGAATTAGCTTTGCTTAGAAACCAAAAAGTAGGCTTTGTTTTTCAGAATTTTCAGTTATTACCTACACTTACTGCGCTAGAAAATGTGGCGGTTCCACTAGAATTACAAGGGAATAAAAAAGCTACTGAAAAAGCGAAAAGCTTTCTAAAAAAAGTAGGTTTAGATCATAGAATGCATCATTATCCTTCTCAACTTTCTGGTGGCGAGCAACAGCGGGTGGCTTTAGCCAGAGCCTTTTCTAACGATCCCGAAATTCTTTTTGCAGATGAACCTACCGGAAATCTGGATGCCGAAACCGGAGAAAAAGTGATTAAACTTCTGTTTGAATTAAATGCCGAATTGGGAACCACTTTAGTGATTGTTACCCACGATATGGAACTGGCTAAAATGACACAGCATATTTTAGAAATTAAGGGAGGAAAAATAGTTTCTGATCAAAAAACCGGAATTTAA
- a CDS encoding arylesterase produces the protein MKITNLSILILAAFSLIFLNSCKNSESDSASSSEEISTEAKTSEGNKSEEAPIILFFGTSLTAGLGLDTAEAYPALIQQKIDSLDLNYDVVNAGLSGETTASGLNRLDWVFKQNVSIMVLELGANDGLRGVSLEETRTNLKKIIEEAKAKNPEVKIILAGMQIPPNMGEEYTSTFKEIYPDLAQKYDLELIPFLLEGVAGDPDLNQQDGIHPTAEGQHILANTVWEVLKDDVQ, from the coding sequence ATGAAAATAACCAATCTTAGCATCCTGATATTAGCCGCTTTTAGCCTTATTTTTCTCAATTCTTGTAAGAATAGTGAAAGTGATTCGGCTTCGTCTTCGGAAGAAATTTCTACGGAAGCAAAAACTTCGGAAGGAAATAAATCTGAAGAAGCTCCTATAATTTTGTTTTTTGGAACAAGTCTTACTGCTGGTTTAGGCTTAGATACGGCTGAAGCTTATCCTGCATTAATTCAGCAAAAAATAGATTCGTTAGATTTGAATTATGACGTGGTAAACGCCGGATTAAGTGGCGAAACTACAGCCAGCGGATTAAATCGATTAGATTGGGTATTTAAGCAAAATGTATCCATAATGGTTTTAGAACTTGGAGCTAATGATGGTTTGCGCGGTGTCTCGTTAGAGGAAACCCGTACTAATCTTAAAAAAATTATTGAAGAGGCTAAAGCAAAAAATCCTGAGGTGAAAATTATTTTAGCCGGAATGCAAATTCCACCCAATATGGGCGAAGAATATACATCGACATTTAAAGAAATATACCCAGATTTAGCCCAAAAATACGATTTAGAATTGATTCCTTTTTTATTAGAAGGCGTAGCCGGAGATCCAGATTTGAATCAGCAAGACGGAATCCATCCTACTGCGGAAGGACAACATATTCTAGCGAATACTGTTTGGGAAGTGTTGAAGGACGATGTTCAATAA
- a CDS encoding 3-keto-disaccharide hydrolase, producing MMKILRLIYLFLGICCINYSCLAQVEAPTTPPEESPMPMKPEMTEIWEPQVEKITPGKKPGDAPSDAIILFEGDHLDQWVSQNDSTKTVPWAIKDGYFEVVPGTGGIQTKMKFGDLQIHIEWSAPDKVENSGQGRGNSGLFLQNRYELQILDSYNNRSYSNGQAASIYKDTPPLVNAMRSPDQWNVYDVIYTAPRFRNGKLDQKARITVLHNGVVVQNNTTIQGLTYYIGLHNYPEAHGEDVIALQDHGTKVQFRNIWVRRL from the coding sequence ATGATGAAGATCTTGAGGCTTATCTATTTATTTTTAGGAATATGCTGTATTAATTATTCCTGTTTGGCACAAGTCGAAGCGCCTACTACTCCACCCGAAGAATCTCCAATGCCAATGAAGCCGGAGATGACAGAAATTTGGGAGCCACAAGTTGAAAAAATTACTCCGGGTAAAAAACCCGGCGATGCACCTTCTGATGCTATTATTCTTTTTGAAGGTGATCATCTAGATCAATGGGTTAGCCAAAACGATTCGACTAAAACAGTACCATGGGCAATTAAAGACGGCTATTTTGAAGTTGTTCCCGGAACCGGAGGTATTCAAACAAAAATGAAATTTGGTGATTTACAGATCCATATTGAATGGAGTGCGCCAGATAAGGTCGAAAACTCAGGACAAGGTCGCGGAAATAGCGGTTTATTTCTTCAGAATAGATATGAGTTGCAAATTTTGGATTCCTACAATAACAGATCATATAGTAACGGACAAGCAGCTAGTATTTATAAAGATACTCCACCATTAGTAAACGCTATGCGTTCGCCAGATCAATGGAATGTATATGATGTGATTTACACGGCACCACGTTTTAGAAACGGAAAATTAGATCAAAAAGCAAGAATTACGGTACTCCATAATGGCGTTGTGGTACAGAATAACACTACCATCCAGGGGCTAACTTATTATATTGGTTTACATAATTACCCTGAAGCTCATGGCGAAGATGTTATCGCGCTACAAGATCACGGAACAAAAGTACAATTTAGGAATATTTGGGTGAGAAGACTTTGA
- a CDS encoding YkgJ family cysteine cluster protein, which produces MKLEEKVRAVESLFETLSEELNTFQAQAGFSCGAGCGKCCEKPGIQASPLEFLPWALQCFLDGKTEDTLEALSNTSVEICHNYKMLSLENSTGRCTAYAHRGLVCRLFGYAAQRAKNNKLQLISCKLLKQSENFSTAAVSINNGLSVPVFSDYYLRLAQIDFGMGRKILPINKALKIALEEVLQYYSYRPVPKNWKRVA; this is translated from the coding sequence ATGAAATTAGAAGAAAAAGTAAGGGCAGTCGAAAGTTTATTCGAAACCCTTTCAGAAGAGCTTAATACTTTTCAAGCTCAGGCTGGTTTTAGCTGCGGTGCCGGATGCGGTAAATGCTGTGAAAAACCGGGTATCCAGGCATCCCCTTTAGAATTTTTACCATGGGCCTTACAGTGCTTCCTCGACGGCAAAACTGAAGACACATTAGAGGCGCTAAGTAATACATCGGTAGAAATTTGCCACAATTATAAAATGCTGAGTTTAGAGAATAGTACAGGCCGTTGTACTGCATACGCGCACCGCGGACTTGTTTGTAGATTATTTGGTTATGCGGCACAGAGAGCTAAAAACAATAAACTTCAGCTTATAAGCTGCAAGCTATTGAAACAATCTGAAAATTTTAGCACAGCTGCTGTATCCATAAATAACGGACTATCGGTTCCTGTTTTTAGTGATTATTATTTACGTCTGGCACAAATTGATTTTGGAATGGGTAGAAAAATTCTTCCTATAAATAAAGCATTGAAAATAGCTTTAGAAGAAGTTTTGCAATATTATTCTTATCGACCGGTTCCAAAAAACTGGAAACGAGTAGCCTAG
- a CDS encoding DUF4494 domain-containing protein, giving the protein MSVIWYECKVKYRKTHDTGEQKVVSEVYLLDAVSFTEAESRITEEMQKLTSEDFKIMNIKVANFAEVHPFDNSDRWFKSKVSLIALDEESGKEKKSNIYLLVQANDVKEAFENTTKAMEETMGDYSIPAITESPILDVFPYFTGEEEQLEKFNMMDSVETLKEESQEVE; this is encoded by the coding sequence ATGAGCGTTATTTGGTACGAGTGTAAGGTGAAATACAGAAAAACACATGATACAGGAGAGCAAAAAGTAGTTTCTGAAGTTTACTTATTGGATGCAGTTTCTTTCACTGAAGCCGAATCGAGAATCACCGAAGAAATGCAAAAGCTTACTAGTGAAGATTTCAAGATTATGAATATTAAAGTAGCCAACTTTGCTGAAGTGCACCCTTTCGATAATTCAGATCGTTGGTTTAAGTCTAAAGTTTCGTTGATAGCCCTTGATGAAGAAAGTGGGAAAGAGAAAAAGTCGAATATCTATCTTTTAGTTCAGGCAAATGATGTAAAGGAGGCTTTTGAGAATACGACCAAAGCTATGGAAGAAACCATGGGCGATTATAGCATCCCAGCAATTACAGAATCACCAATCTTAGATGTTTTTCCATATTTTACTGGTGAAGAAGAACAACTAGAGAAGTTTAATATGATGGATAGCGTCGAAACGTTAAAAGAAGAATCACAGGAGGTGGAGTAA
- a CDS encoding STAS domain-containing protein has translation MNVINEIKAIKISGILNAYTIKKIENELISGIEEAVDHLKIDINQVTEIDVTAAFTLYTLKEKAKDLGKLISIEKNDCIALEKLKEYKLERLL, from the coding sequence ATGAATGTTATTAATGAAATAAAAGCCATCAAAATTTCAGGTATTTTAAATGCCTACACTATAAAAAAAATTGAAAATGAACTGATATCTGGAATAGAAGAAGCTGTAGATCATTTAAAAATAGATATTAATCAGGTTACAGAAATCGATGTAACAGCAGCTTTTACTCTTTATACGCTTAAAGAAAAAGCTAAAGACTTGGGTAAATTAATAAGCATTGAAAAAAATGATTGCATTGCTCTAGAAAAACTAAAAGAATATAAATTAGAAAGATTGTTATAG